The Neovison vison isolate M4711 chromosome 10, ASM_NN_V1, whole genome shotgun sequence genome has a segment encoding these proteins:
- the LOC122918890 gene encoding collagen alpha-1(I) chain-like encodes MGGPGAAGESKPLRRPDVRASVGGPSVGTEAAASSGVVAEGERGVAGGGERPGEARKSQPTCEAKRLGPEEATGQGLGWTGRLAWCGRPGHGAREKPWSLGQKGVRAEALPRPLPGHREPPARPANPPAPPAAPSKRRAPPPLPPPLNLGTRSGLSTSARRPPALRAPGCHRAWPPGSWRRAKGWPAALAGNRTRVNCLEGSYAHHYTTNAAQPGPPPDARPGFGPGVCTRSGHRLWSPPRRPSAPRPCPDDPPIHSAALPHGPAAAARRPTRASPTRLGGSVGPPACQPTASGGRWRRPAAPGTTPHPPPPFCRPGNPVPRDPRPSDHVLAPGVLHRVLGEATSRAHGGPDTTEAPPPRRTGQRRITGEPGAAGHSSGALGTTEGPGWTVASPQARGPDAEERKRVAVVDGEQAGGRRGPGGLWPHAGGRRTSGDTHHYTNEDGGGHPAARPLCACLPTPTPALDAPPSIGARRLPHRTRPQTNVAGIARGEAAPQDKRGCHQEDGRPRRAEAEEGEGEERGVGWGGELPERRARRRPLGARSGLCEGGGARRVGGLCSRSAAARVPWLAHTRRRQPAAALAQPWFDSRPTQLANLLHVSRTPVARPGGSREPGAREAGVLRCCGRSGSPGKPFFFLSAYPPRQRFGTHPLLAQAPWLLPGPVARAPAPGQPPRPAQALPCRLLRAKPFGLAEDAAASVPTEGPPTDARTSGRLRGLDSPAAPGPPMTSDPLLLHPEPPLGRLPHHRPPPGLAASPRRRRWWVTWVAGSSGDGRREAHRSARHVEWAKRMRAHPGSPTPGQWRLESGEVQKAAGENPTAQPPREGGGPPDTRRLRQSTVSFPPAPAPTPSAEGLLSARGGSPYRAPADSPCAGPNCRSRPPPQDRAQRLARHVCTPVREDDTGGTGGHRGGVRLRIGREAETFGRP; translated from the exons ATGGGCGGCCCCGGTGCCGCGGGAGAGTCCAAGCCCCTGAGGCGGCCGGACGTCCGGGCGTCTGTTGGTGGCCCCTCCGTGGGGACGGAGGCGGCCGCGTCCTCTGGGGTGGTGGCCGAGGGGGAGAGGGGGGTCGCGGGGGGAGGTGAGCGTCCAGGGGAGGCGCGGAAGTCCCAGCCCACCTGCGAGGCCAAAAGGCTTGGCCCGGAGGAGGCGACAGGGCAAGGCTTGGGCTGGACGGGGCGGCTGGCCTGGTGCGGGCGCCCTGGCCACGGGGCCAGGGAGAAGCCATGGAGCTTGGGCCAAAAGGGGGTGCGTGCCGAAGCGCTGCCGAG GCCCCTGCCTGGCCACCGAGAGCCACCCGCCCGCCCTGCCAATCCACCTGCCCCGCCGGCAGCGCCCTCAAAACGCCGTGCGCCTCCTCCCCTTCCACCGCCGCTCAACCTGGGGACCCGCTCCGGCCTCAGCACCTCAGCACGCCGGCCTCCCGCGCTCCGGGCTCCCGGCTGCCACCGGGCCTGGCCACCGGGGTCCTGGAGACGTGCAAAAGGTTGGCCAGCTGCGTTGGCCGGGAATCGAACCCGGGTCAACtgcttggaaggcagctatgctcaccactataccaccaacgctgcaCAGCCCGGGCCGCCCCCAGACGCACGCCCAGGGTTCGGCCCCGGCGTCTGCACCCGCTCTGGTCACCGCCTCTGGTCACCGCCTCGGCGGCCCAGCGCGCCTCGGCCCTGCCCCGACGACCCGCCCATCCACAGCGCCGCGCTGCCGCACGGGCCAGCAGCGGCCGCCCGCCGTCCCACCCGCGCCAGCCCCACGCGGCTGGGCGGCTCCGTGGGCCCGCCCGCCTGCCAGCCAACCGCCTCTGGGGGGCGCTGGCGCCGCCCGGCCGCTCCTggtaccaccccccaccccccaccccccttttgcCGGCCGGGAAACCCCGTCCCCCGAGATCCGCGTCCTTCCGACCACGTGCTCGCCCCCGGCGTTCTCCACAGGGTGCTGGGGGAGGCCACATCCCGCGCCCACGGAGGACCCGACACAACcgaggccccccccccccg ccggACCGGGCAGCGTCGAATCACCGGGGAGCCCGGGGCGGCCGGCCACTCGTCAGGCGCCCTGGGCACGACGGAAGGCCCTGGCTGGACTGTGGCGAGCCCGCAGGCGCGCGGCCCCGACGCCGAGGAACGCAAAAGGGTGGCGGTGGTGGACGGGGAGCAGGCGGGCGGCCGTCGTGGCCCTGGCGGCCTCTGGCCGCACGCTGGAGGAAGGAGGACAA GCGGGGATACTCACCACTATACTAACGAGGACGGCGGCGGCCATCCGGCCGCCCGACCCCTCTGCGCCTGCCTGCCCACGCCTACCCCTGCCCTCGACGCCCCGCCTTCCATCGGCGCCCGCCGCCTGCCGCACCGGACCCGACCCCAAACCAACGTC GCGGGGATCGCGCGGGGAGAAGCCGCCCCACAGGACAAGCGAGGCTGCCACCAGGAGGACGGGCGCCCACGAAGGGCAGAGGCCGAGGAGGGCGAGGGGgaggagcggggggtggggtggggcggggagctgCCAGAGAGGCGGGCCCGACGCCGCCCTCTGGGTGCGCGGTCGGGGCTGTGCGAGGGCGGAGGCGCCAGGCGAGTCGGCGGGCTGTGCTCCCGCTCGGCGGCGGCGCGCGTCCCCTGGCTGGCGCACACACGCCGCCGCCAGCCTGCGGCAGCCTTGGCGCAGCCTTGGTTCGATTCCCGGCCAACGCAGCTGGCCAACCTTTTGCACGTCTCCAGGACCCCGGTGGCCAGGCCCGGTGGCAGCCGGGAGCCCGGAGCGCGGGAGGCCGGCGTGCTGAGGTGCTGCGGCCGGAGCGGGTCCCCAG GgaagcctttcttcttcctctcggCCTACCCACCTCGGCAGCGCTTCGGCACGCACCCCCTTTTGGCCCAAGCTCCATGGCTTCTCCCTGGCCCCGTGGCCAGGGCGCCCGCACCAGGCCAGCCGCCCCGTCCAGCCCAAGCCTTGCCCTGTCGCCTCCTCCGGGCCAAGCCTTTTGGCCTCGCAG AGGACGCGGCCGCCTCCGTCCCCACGGAGGGGCCACCAACAGACGCCCGGACGTCCGGCCGCCTCAGGGGCTTGGACTCTCCCGCGGCACCGGGGCCGCCCATGACGAGCGACCCCTTGCTGCTGCATCCTGAG CCACCGCTGGGCCGGCTTCCCCACCACCGGCCACCCCCGGGGCTGGCGGCGTCTCCCCGGCGCCGGCGGtggtgggtcacctgggtggcggGCTCCAGCGGGGATGGGAGACGAGAGGCGCACCGCAGCGCCCGGCACGTGGAGTGGGCAAAGCGAATGAGGGCGCATCCTGGGAGCCCGACCCCCGGGCAGTGGAGGTTGGAGAGCGGGGAGGTGCAGAAGGCCGCCGGGGAGAACCCAACAGCCCAGCCGCCGCGAGAAGGTGGAGGCCCACCGGACACTCGCAGG CTCCGTCAGAGCACAGTCTCCTTCCCGCCAGCACCCGCACCCACCCCGTCCGCCGAGGGTTTGCTGTCTGCTCGGGGAGGGTCTCCCTACAGAGCCCCAGCGGACAGTCCGTGTGCCGGCCCCAACTGCCGCAGCCGCCCACCCCCGCAGGACCGGGCCCAG CGCCTTGCCCGGCACGTGTGCACACCTGTGCGGGAGGATGACACGGGAGGGACGGGAGGGCACAGAGGCGGAGTGCGCCTGAGGATCGGGCGGGAGGCGGAGACCTTCGGCCGGCCTTGA
- the LOC122918891 gene encoding collagen alpha-1(I) chain-like → MGGPGAAGESKPLRRPDVRASVGGPSVGTEAAASSGVVAEGERGVAGGGERPGEARKSQPTCEAKRLGPEEATGQGLGWTGRLAWCGRPGHGAREKPWSLGQKGVRAEALPRPLPGHREPPARPANPPAPPAAPSKRRAPPPLPPPLNLGTRSGLSTSARRPPALRAPGCHRAWPPGSWRRAKGWPAALAGNRTRVNCLEGSYAHHYTTNAAQPGPPPDARPGFGPGVCTRSGHRLWSPPRRPSAPRPCPDDPPIHSAALPHGPAAAARRPTRASPTRLGGSVGPPACQPTASGGRWRRPAAPAGPGSVESPGSPGRPATRQAPWARRKALAGLWRARRRAAPTPRNAKGWRWWTGSRRAAVVALAASGRTLEEGGQVRRRGQRSHRAGAAPAAPKKGRLASPSGNRTPVSRVTGGDTHHYTNEDGGGHPAARPLCACLPTPTPALDAPPSIGARRLPHRTRPQTNVVRHPSSPTARLGADPAPGRPPNTPRAPRPLACQAGIARGEAAPQDKRGCHQEDGRPRRAEAEEGEGEERGVGWGGELPERRARRRPLGARSGLCEGGGARRVGGLCSRSAAARVPSLAHTRRRQPAAALAPGPSQASGDALSPVVRMAERSKALRSGSCPHEQCLALRAVRLRHREQPVARAAHEPFPPGRLPLATPACLRPRTQVAQPPAGGPTTRPCRQWAWPRSPTRHYCSSPERWAEGSPASPGLPPGRPKPGPPGQNPRTPARSLNALPVRQLASSASASAPASPPPARVGPPGRAPGQSSDTSLRSPGLSGTRRRPRRSGASMSYARHACGAHEPPQTPTPPPTHPHPHSRHSTAPHVRTHGRGSVPQPRGIAPTRPGRESHPPMGLWGGRRVAAQGNGGAQRHLPQTIARGGWCWGSGPASSGSWLPRATPAGQRLAAALDQGENAGGA, encoded by the exons ATGGGCGGCCCCGGTGCCGCGGGAGAGTCCAAGCCCCTGAGGCGGCCGGACGTCCGGGCGTCTGTTGGTGGCCCCTCCGTGGGGACGGAGGCGGCCGCGTCCTCTGGGGTGGTGGCCGAGGGGGAGAGGGGGGTCGCGGGGGGAGGTGAGCGTCCAGGGGAGGCGCGGAAGTCCCAGCCCACCTGCGAGGCCAAAAGGCTTGGCCCGGAGGAGGCGACAGGGCAAGGCTTGGGCTGGACGGGGCGGCTGGCCTGGTGCGGGCGCCCTGGCCACGGGGCCAGGGAGAAGCCATGGAGCTTGGGCCAAAAGGGGGTGCGTGCCGAAGCGCTGCCGAG GCCCCTGCCTGGCCACCGAGAGCCACCCGCCCGCCCTGCCAATCCACCTGCCCCGCCGGCAGCGCCCTCAAAACGCCGTGCGCCTCCTCCCCTTCCACCGCCGCTCAACCTGGGGACCCGCTCCGGCCTCAGCACCTCAGCACGCCGGCCTCCCGCGCTCCGGGCTCCCGGCTGCCACCGGGCCTGGCCACCGGGGTCCTGGAGACGTGCAAAAGGTTGGCCAGCTGCGTTGGCCGGGAATCGAACCCGGGTCAACtgcttggaaggcagctatgctcaccactataccaccaacgctgcaCAGCCCGGGCCGCCCCCAGACGCACGCCCAGGGTTCGGCCCCGGCGTCTGCACCCGCTCTGGTCACCGCCTCTGGTCACCGCCTCGGCGGCCCAGCGCGCCTCGGCCCTGCCCCGACGACCCGCCCATCCACAGCGCCGCGCTGCCGCACGGGCCAGCAGCGGCCGCCCGCCGTCCCACCCGCGCCAGCCCCACGCGGCTGGGCGGCTCCGTGGGCCCGCCCGCCTGCCAGCCAACCGCCTCTGGGGGGCGCTGGCGCCGCCCGGCCGCTCCTg ccggACCGGGCAGCGTCGAATCACCGGGGAGCCCGGGGCGGCCGGCCACTCGTCAGGCGCCCTGGGCACGACGGAAGGCCCTGGCTGGACTGTGGCGAGCCCGCAGGCGCGCGGCCCCGACGCCGAGGAACGCAAAAGGGTGGCGGTGGTGGACGGGGAGCAGGCGGGCGGCCGTCGTGGCCCTGGCGGCCTCTGGCCGCACGCTGGAGGAAGGAGGACAAGTGCGCCGGAGGGGCCAGCGTTCGCACAGAGCGGGGGCGGCGCCCGCGGCGCCCAAAAAAGGACGTCTGGCCTCCCCGTCGGGGAATCGAACCCCGGTCTCCCGCGTGACAGGCGGGGATACTCACCACTATACTAACGAGGACGGCGGCGGCCATCCGGCCGCCCGACCCCTCTGCGCCTGCCTGCCCACGCCTACCCCTGCCCTCGACGCCCCGCCTTCCATCGGCGCCCGCCGCCTGCCGCACCGGACCCGACCCCAAACCAACGTCGTCCGCCATCCCAGCAGCCCCACTGCCCGACTCGGGGCGGACCCCGCACCCGGACGCCCGCCCAATACTCCCCGGGCGCCGCGGCCTCTGGCCTGCCAGGCGGGGATCGCGCGGGGAGAAGCCGCCCCACAGGACAAGCGAGGCTGCCACCAGGAGGACGGGCGCCCACGAAGGGCAGAGGCCGAGGAGGGCGAGGGGgaggagcggggggtggggtggggcggggagctgCCAGAGAGGCGGGCCCGACGCCGCCCTCTGGGTGCGCGGTCGGGGCTGTGCGAGGGCGGAGGCGCCAGGCGAGTCGGCGGGCTGTGCTCCCGCTCGGCGGCGGCGCGCGTCCCCTCGCTGGCGCACACACGCCGCCGCCAGCCTGCGGCAGCCTTGGCGCCGGGTCCCAGCCAGGCGAGCGGCGACGCGCTCAGCCCCGTCGTCAGGATGGCCGAGCGGTCTAAGGCGCTGCGTTCAG GCTCGTGCCCGCATGAACAGTGCCTCGCTCTCAGAGCCGTGCGCCTCCGCCACCGGGAGCAGCCG GTGGCCCGCGCCGCCCACGAGCCTTTTCCACCTGGACGCCTTCCCCTGGCCACACCTGCCTGCCTCCGGCCGCGGACCCAGGTGGCCCAGCCACCTGCTGGCGGGCCCACCACGCGGCCCTGCCGTCAGTGGGCCTGGCCCAGGAGTCCAACCCGGCATTATTGCTCCTCCCCCGAGCGCTGGGCGGAAGGAAGCCCTGCATCCCCAGGCCTcccacctgggcgccccaagCCCGGCCCGCCCGGCCAGAACCCGAGGACCCCAGCGCGCTCCCTCAACGCGCTCCCTGTCCGCCAGCTAGCCAGCAGCGCCTCCGCCAGCGCTCCTGCCTCTCCACCACCGGCCCGAGTTGGACCCCCAGGGAGAGCTCCCGGCCAGAGCTCAGACACCTCGCTTCGCTCTCCTGGCCTCAGCGGTACTCGGCGGCGCCCGCGGCGCTCGGGGGCCTCCATGTCCTATGCACGACACGCGTGCGGCGCGCACGAGCCCCCGCAgacacccaccccaccacccacacacccccacccacacTCCCGCCACTCCACGGCACCCCACGTGCGCACACACGGCCGCGGCTCCGTTCCCCAGCCCCGCGGGATCGCGCCCACACGGCCCGGGCGGGAAAGCCATCCGCCAATGGGCCTTTGGGGTGGGCGGAGAGTAGCTGCCCAAGGGAACGGCGGCGCTCAGCGGCACCTGCCCCAGACGATCGCCCGCGGTGGGTGGTGTTGGGGCTCTGGCCCGGCTTCCTCCGGCTCCTGGCTTCCGCGGGCGACCCCGGCAGGGCAGCGTCTGGCGGCGGCCCTGGACCAGGGAGAAAACGCAGGAGGAGCCTAG
- the LOC122918892 gene encoding basic proline-rich protein-like: MGGPGAAGESKPLRRPDVRASVGGPSVGTEAAASSGVVAEGERGVAGGGERPGEARKSQPTCEAKRLGPEEATGQGLGWTGRLAWCGRPGHGAREKPWSLGQKGVRAEALPSALKTPCASSPSTAAQPGDPLRPQHLSTPASRAPGSRLPPGLATGVLETCKRLASCVGRESNPGQLLGRQLCSPLYHQRCTARAAPRRTPRVRPRRLHPLWSPPLVTASAAQRASALPRRPAHPQRRAAARASSGRPPSHPRQPHAAGRLRGPARLPANRLWGALAPPGRSWYHPPPPTPLLPAGKPRPPRSASFRPRARPRRSPQGAGGGHIPRPRRTRHNRGPPPGTPRPAPPRPAASRQVPSGPLRPATAPAPAPAGPGSVESPGSPGRPATRQAPWARRKALAGLWRARRRAAPTPRNAKGWRWWTGSRRAAVVALAASGRTLEEGGQVRRRGQRSHRAGAAPAAPKKGRLASPSGNRTPVSRVTGGDTHHYTNEDGGGHPAARPLCACLPTPTPALDAPPSIGARRLPHRTRPQTNVVRHPSSPTARLGADPAPGRPPNTPRAPRPLACQAGIARGEAAPQDKRGCDQEDGRPRRAEAEEGEGEERGVGWGGELPERRARRRPLGARSGLCEGGGARRVGGLCSRSAAARVPSLAHTRRRQPAAALAPGPSQASGDALSPVVRMAERSKALRSGSCPHEQCLALRAVRLRHREQPVARAAHEPFPPGRLPLATPACLRPRTQVAQPPAGGPTTRPCRQWAWPRSPTRHYCSSPERWAEGSPASPGLPPGRPKPGPPGQNPRTPARSLNALPVRQLASSASASAPASPPPARVGPPGRAPGQSSDTSLRSPGLSGTRRRPRRSGASMSYARHACGAHEPPQTPTPPPTHPHPHSRHSTAPHVRTHGRGSVPQPRGIAPTRPGRESHPPMGLWGGRRVAAQGNGGAQRHLPQTIARGGWCWGSGPASSGSWLPRATPAGQRLAAALDQGENAGGA; this comes from the exons ATGGGCGGCCCCGGTGCCGCGGGAGAGTCCAAGCCCCTGAGGCGGCCGGACGTCCGGGCGTCTGTTGGTGGCCCCTCCGTGGGGACGGAGGCGGCCGCGTCCTCTGGGGTGGTGGCCGAGGGGGAGAGGGGGGTCGCGGGGGGAGGTGAGCGTCCAGGGGAGGCGCGGAAGTCCCAGCCCACCTGCGAGGCCAAAAGGCTTGGCCCGGAGGAGGCGACAGGGCAAGGCTTGGGCTGGACGGGGCGGCTGGCCTGGTGCGGGCGCCCTGGCCACGGGGCCAGGGAGAAGCCATGGAGCTTGGGCCAAAAGGGGGTGCGTGCCGAAGCGCTGCCGAG CGCCCTCAAAACGCCGTGCGCCTCCTCCCCTTCCACCGCCGCTCAACCTGGGGACCCGCTCCGGCCTCAGCACCTCAGCACGCCGGCCTCCCGCGCTCCGGGCTCCCGGCTGCCACCGGGCCTGGCCACCGGGGTCCTGGAGACGTGCAAAAGGTTGGCCAGCTGCGTTGGCCGGGAATCAAACCCGGGTCAACtgcttggaaggcagctatgctcaccactataccaccaacgctgcaCAGCCCGGGCCGCCCCCAGACGCACGCCCAGGGTTCGGCCCCGGCGTCTGCACCCGCTCTGGTCACCGCCTCTGGTCACCGCCTCGGCGGCCCAGCGCGCCTCGGCCCTGCCCCGACGACCCGCCCATCCACAGCGCCGCGCTGCCGCACGGGCCAGCAGCGGCCGCCCGCCGTCCCACCCGCGCCAGCCCCACGCGGCTGGGCGGCTCCGTGGGCCCGCCCGCCTGCCAGCCAACCGCCTCTGGGGGGCGCTGGCGCCGCCCGGCCGCTCCTggtaccaccccccaccccccaccccccttttgcCGGCCGGGAAACCCCGTCCCCCGAGATCCGCGTCCTTCCGACCACGTGCTCGCCCCCGGCGTTCTCCACAGGGTGCTGGGGGAGGCCACATCCCGCGCCCACGGAGGACCCGACACAACCGAGGCCCCCCCCCCGGtaccccgcgccccgccccgccccgccccgccgcgtcCCGTCAAGTCCCGTCCGGTCCCCTCCGTCCGGCcacggcccccgcccccgccccagccggACCGGGCAGCGTCGAATCACCGGGGAGCCCGGGGCGGCCGGCCACTCGTCAGGCGCCCTGGGCACGACGGAAGGCCCTGGCTGGACTGTGGCGAGCCCGCAGGCGCGCGGCCCCGACGCCGAGGAACGCAAAAGGGTGGCGGTGGTGGACGGGGAGCAGGCGGGCGGCCGTCGTGGCCCTGGCGGCCTCTGGCCGCACGCTGGAGGAAGGAGGACAAGTGCGCCGGAGGGGCCAGCGTTCGCACAGAGCGGGGGCGGCGCCCGCGGCGCCCAAAAAAGGACGTCTGGCCTCCCCGTCGGGGAATCGAACCCCGGTCTCCCGCGTGACAGGCGGGGATACTCACCACTATACTAACGAGGACGGCGGCGGCCATCCGGCCGCCCGACCCCTCTGCGCCTGCCTGCCCACGCCTACCCCTGCCCTCGACGCCCCGCCTTCCATCGGCGCCCGCCGCCTGCCGCACCGGACCCGACCCCAAACCAACGTCGTCCGCCATCCCAGCAGCCCCACTGCCCGACTCGGGGCGGACCCCGCACCCGGACGCCCGCCCAATACTCCCAGGGCGCCGCGGCCTCTGGCCTGCCAGGCGGGGATCGCGCGGGGAGAAGCCGCCCCACAGGACAAGCGAGGCTGCGACCAGGAGGACGGGCGCCCACGAAGGGCAGAGGCCGAGGAGGGCGAGGGGgaggagcggggggtggggtggggcggggagctgCCAGAGAGGCGGGCCCGACGCCGCCCTCTGGGTGCGCGGTCGGGGCTGTGCGAGGGCGGAGGCGCCAGGCGAGTCGGCGGGCTGTGCTCCCGCTCGGCGGCGGCGCGCGTCCCCTCGCTGGCGCACACACGCCGCCGCCAGCCTGCGGCAGCCTTGGCGCCGGGTCCCAGCCAGGCGAGCGGCGACGCGCTCAGCCCCGTCGTCAGGATGGCCGAGCGGTCTAAGGCGCTGCGTTCAG GCTCGTGCCCGCATGAACAGTGCCTCGCTCTCAGAGCCGTGCGCCTCCGCCACCGGGAGCAGCCG GTGGCCCGCGCCGCCCACGAGCCTTTTCCACCTGGACGCCTTCCCCTGGCCACACCTGCCTGCCTCCGGCCGCGGACCCAGGTGGCCCAGCCACCTGCTGGCGGGCCCACCACGCGGCCCTGCCGTCAGTGGGCCTGGCCCAGGAGTCCAACCCGGCATTATTGCTCCTCCCCCGAGCGCTGGGCGGAAGGAAGCCCTGCATCCCCAGGCCTcccacctgggcgccccaagCCCGGCCCGCCCGGCCAGAACCCGAGGACCCCAGCGCGCTCCCTCAACGCGCTCCCTGTCCGCCAGCTAGCCAGCAGCGCCTCCGCCAGCGCTCCTGCCTCTCCACCACCGGCCCGAGTTGGACCCCCAGGGAGAGCTCCCGGCCAGAGCTCAGACACCTCGCTTCGCTCTCCTGGCCTCAGCGGTACTCGGCGGCGCCCGCGGCGCTCGGGGGCCTCCATGTCCTATGCACGACACGCGTGCGGCGCGCACGAGCCCCCGCAgacacccaccccaccacccacacacccccacccacacTCCCGCCACTCCACGGCACCCCACGTGCGCACACACGGCCGCGGCTCCGTTCCCCAGCCCCGCGGGATCGCGCCCACACGGCCCGGGCGGGAAAGCCATCCGCCAATGGGCCTTTGGGGTGGGCGGAGAGTAGCTGCCCAAGGGAACGGCGGCGCTCAGCGGCACCTGCCCCAGACGATCGCCCGCGGTGGGTGGTGTTGGGGCTCTGGCCCGGCTTCCTCCGGCTCCTGGCTTCCGCGGGCGACCCCGGCAGGGCAGCGTCTGGCGGCGGCCCTGGACCAGGGAGAAAACGCAGGAGGAGCCTAG